The Solanum lycopersicum chromosome 6, SLM_r2.1 genome has a window encoding:
- the LOC101264428 gene encoding uncharacterized protein produces MEVNGNIRPNRSDVHLSKEEETKIEEETREYFDGIAPKRHTKPQRSDYSSTYVDHINLYPSSHDTIPENLEFQRLENDPQKLVYNGSQVTEEFIETEYYKDLNCIDKQHHTTGTGFIKVENNENTFNIGADYTTDPSHVYKGNPATNDWIPSAVDEVNFISGKPHRSDN; encoded by the exons atggaagTGAATGGAAATATTAGACCAAATAGAAGTGATGTTCATTTATCAAAAGAGGAAGAAACAAAGATAGAAGAGGAAACAAGAGAGTATTTTGATGGCATTGCACCAAAAAGACACACTAAACCTCAAAGAAGTGATTATTCTTCAACTTATGTTGATCACATCAATCTCTACCCTTCTTCTCATGACACAATTCCCGAAAATCTCGAATTCCAACGTCTCGAAAATGATCCTCAG AAATTGGTTTACAATGGCAGCCAAGTGACAGAGGAATTTATTGAAACAGAATATTACAAAGATCTTAATTGCATTGACAAGCAGCATCACACG ACAGGAACAGGATTTATCAAAGTGGAGAATAATGAGAACACTTTTAATATAGGAGCTGATTATACTACTGATCCAAGCCATGTTTACAAGGGGAATCCAGCTACTAATGATTGGATTCCTTCTGCTGTTGATGAG GTTAATTTTATCTCAGGAAAACCACACAGAAGTGATAACTGA